A genomic window from Streptomyces sp. WMMC940 includes:
- the tpiA gene encoding triose-phosphate isomerase, with product MSTRTPLMAGNWKMNLNHLEAIAHVQKLAFALTDKDYDAVDVAVLPPFTDLRSVQTLVDGDKLKITYGAQDLSAHDSGAYTGEISGTMLAKLKCAYVVVGHSERRQYHAESDALCNAKVKAAFRHGLTPILCVGEGLDVRKAGQQVQYTLNQIDGGLKDITAEQAQTLVIAYEPVWAIGTGEVATPEDAQEVCGAIRGRLAELYGQEVAAKIRIQYGGSVKSNNVAAIMAQPDVDGALVGGASLDVDEFVKIVRFRDQ from the coding sequence ATGAGCACCCGCACCCCGCTGATGGCGGGCAACTGGAAGATGAACCTCAACCACCTCGAGGCCATCGCCCACGTCCAGAAGCTCGCCTTCGCCCTGACCGACAAGGACTACGACGCCGTGGACGTCGCGGTCCTGCCCCCCTTCACCGATCTGCGCTCCGTGCAGACCCTGGTGGACGGAGACAAGCTGAAGATCACGTACGGCGCCCAGGACCTCTCGGCGCACGACTCCGGCGCGTACACCGGTGAGATCTCCGGCACGATGCTCGCCAAGCTGAAGTGCGCCTACGTGGTCGTCGGTCACTCCGAGCGACGCCAGTACCACGCCGAGTCCGACGCGCTCTGCAACGCCAAGGTGAAGGCCGCGTTCCGGCACGGTCTGACCCCGATCCTCTGCGTCGGCGAGGGCCTGGACGTCCGCAAGGCCGGCCAGCAGGTCCAGTACACGCTGAACCAGATCGACGGCGGACTGAAGGACATCACGGCCGAGCAGGCCCAGACCCTGGTGATCGCCTACGAGCCCGTCTGGGCCATCGGCACCGGTGAGGTCGCCACCCCGGAGGACGCCCAGGAGGTCTGCGGGGCGATCCGCGGCCGGCTCGCGGAGCTGTACGGCCAGGAGGTGGCCGCCAAGATCCGCATCCAGTACGGCGGCTCGGTGAAGTCGAACAACGTCGCGGCGATCATGGCTCAGCCCGACGTCGACGGAGCCCTGGTCGGCGGCGCGTCCCTCGACGTGGACGAGTTCGTCAAGATCGTGCGCTTCCGGGACCAGTGA
- the pgl gene encoding 6-phosphogluconolactonase yields MSAPQLVVHRDKELMAQAAAARLITKIVDAQAARGSASVVLTGGRNGNGLLAALAAAPARDAVDWSRLDLWWGDERFLPEGDPERNITQAREALLDSVPLDPARVHPMPASGGRYGNDADAAAAAYAEELAAAAGPEHYRSAAADAGGDVPAFDVLMLGVGPDTHVASLFPELPAVRETERTVVGVHGAPKPPPTRISLTLPAIRAAREVWMLAAGEDKANAARIALSGAGEIQAPAAGAYGRSRTLWLLDSAAASQLPRDLYPPASA; encoded by the coding sequence GTGAGCGCCCCCCAACTCGTCGTCCACCGCGACAAGGAGCTGATGGCCCAGGCCGCGGCGGCCCGGCTGATCACGAAGATCGTGGACGCCCAGGCCGCCCGGGGCTCCGCCTCGGTGGTGCTCACCGGCGGGCGCAACGGCAACGGCCTGCTGGCCGCGCTCGCCGCGGCGCCCGCGCGGGACGCCGTCGACTGGTCGAGGCTCGACCTGTGGTGGGGCGACGAGCGCTTCCTCCCCGAGGGGGACCCGGAGCGCAACATCACCCAGGCCCGGGAGGCCCTGCTCGACTCGGTGCCGCTGGACCCGGCCCGGGTGCACCCGATGCCCGCGTCGGGCGGACGGTACGGCAACGACGCGGACGCCGCGGCGGCCGCGTACGCGGAGGAGCTGGCCGCCGCCGCGGGCCCCGAGCACTACCGGTCGGCGGCTGCCGACGCGGGCGGCGACGTGCCGGCGTTCGACGTCCTGATGCTGGGCGTGGGCCCCGACACGCACGTCGCCTCCCTGTTCCCCGAGCTTCCCGCGGTACGGGAGACGGAGCGCACGGTCGTCGGCGTCCACGGCGCGCCGAAGCCCCCGCCGACGCGCATCTCCCTGACGCTCCCGGCGATCCGGGCGGCGCGCGAGGTGTGGATGCTCGCCGCCGGCGAGGACAAGGCGAACGCCGCACGGATCGCCCTGTCGGGCGCGGGCGAGATCCAGGCCCCGGCGGCAGGGGCGTACGGCAGGTCGAGGACGCTGTGGCTGCTGGACTCGGCGGCCGCGTCCCAACTGCCGCGTGATCTCTATCCGCCCGCCTCCGCCTGA
- the secG gene encoding preprotein translocase subunit SecG, whose protein sequence is MVMGFSIALIVFSLLLMLLVLMHKGKGGGLSDMFGGGMQSSVGGSSVAERNLDRITIVVGLMWFACIVVLALLMKLGG, encoded by the coding sequence GTGGTTATGGGGTTCTCGATCGCCCTGATCGTCTTCAGCCTGCTGCTGATGCTGCTGGTGCTGATGCACAAGGGGAAGGGCGGCGGCCTCTCCGACATGTTCGGTGGCGGCATGCAGTCGTCCGTCGGCGGCTCCTCGGTCGCCGAGCGCAACCTGGACCGCATCACGATCGTGGTCGGCCTGATGTGGTTCGCGTGCATTGTCGTACTTGCTCTGTTGATGAAGCTGGGCGGCTGA
- the pgi gene encoding glucose-6-phosphate isomerase has translation MNAIRLNRRPEWAALTKHREQMADTHLRELFAADPERGSRYTLRAGDLHLDYSKQRVTDETLALLRDLAAATGVTELRDAMFRGEKINITEDRAVLHIALRAPRDAVIEVDGENVVPAVHAVLDKMSDFSGQIRSGRWTGHTGKPIRNVVNIGIGGSDLGPAMAYEALRAYTARDLTFRFVSNVDGADIHEAVRDLDPAETLFVIASKTFTTVETITNATTARDWLLTGLGAGQEAVAKHFVALSTNAEKVADFGIDTANMFEFWDWVGGRYSYDSAIGLSLMIAIGPERFREMLDGFHLVDEHFRTAPPEENAPMLMGLLGIWYDDFFDAQSHAVLPYSHYLSKFTAYLQQLDMESNGKSVDREGEHVEWQTGPVVWGTPGTNGQHAYYQLIHQGTKLVPADFIGFADPVDELPAGPAGHHDLLMANFFAQTQALAFGKTPEEVRAEGVPEELVAHKTFRGNHPTTTILAGRLTPSVLGQLVALYEHKVFVQGAVWNIDSFDQWGVELGKVLAKRLEPVLTEGRGGEDLDSSTAALVSTYRTLRGRSPLGGGA, from the coding sequence ATGAACGCAATCCGGCTCAACCGGAGGCCCGAATGGGCTGCTCTGACCAAGCACCGTGAGCAGATGGCGGACACGCATCTACGGGAGCTGTTCGCCGCGGATCCCGAGCGCGGCAGCCGGTACACCCTGAGGGCCGGCGATCTGCACCTCGACTACTCCAAGCAGCGGGTGACCGACGAGACGCTGGCACTGCTGCGCGACCTCGCCGCCGCCACCGGGGTCACGGAGCTGCGGGACGCCATGTTCCGCGGTGAGAAGATCAACATCACGGAGGACCGGGCGGTCCTGCACATCGCGCTCCGCGCCCCCCGGGACGCGGTCATCGAGGTCGACGGCGAGAACGTGGTGCCCGCCGTGCACGCCGTGCTCGACAAGATGAGCGACTTCTCCGGGCAGATCCGTTCGGGCCGCTGGACCGGTCACACCGGGAAGCCCATCAGGAACGTCGTCAACATCGGTATCGGCGGCTCCGACCTCGGCCCCGCGATGGCCTACGAGGCGCTGCGCGCCTACACCGCACGGGACCTGACGTTCCGTTTCGTCTCGAACGTGGACGGGGCCGACATCCACGAGGCGGTCCGCGACCTCGACCCCGCGGAGACGCTGTTCGTCATCGCCTCCAAGACGTTCACCACCGTCGAGACCATCACCAACGCCACCACCGCCCGCGATTGGCTCCTGACCGGCCTCGGCGCGGGCCAGGAGGCCGTGGCCAAGCACTTCGTCGCGCTGTCCACCAACGCGGAGAAGGTCGCCGACTTCGGCATCGACACCGCGAACATGTTCGAGTTCTGGGACTGGGTCGGCGGCCGCTACTCGTACGACTCGGCGATCGGGCTCTCGCTGATGATCGCCATCGGTCCGGAGCGCTTCCGCGAGATGCTGGACGGATTCCACCTCGTCGACGAGCACTTCCGCACGGCGCCGCCGGAGGAGAACGCGCCGATGCTGATGGGCCTTCTCGGCATCTGGTACGACGACTTCTTCGACGCCCAGTCGCACGCGGTCCTGCCGTACTCGCACTACCTGAGCAAGTTCACCGCGTATCTGCAGCAGTTGGACATGGAGTCGAACGGCAAGTCCGTCGACCGCGAGGGCGAGCACGTCGAGTGGCAGACGGGACCCGTCGTCTGGGGCACGCCGGGCACCAACGGGCAGCACGCGTACTACCAGTTGATCCACCAGGGAACCAAGCTCGTGCCGGCCGACTTCATCGGCTTCGCCGACCCCGTCGACGAGCTGCCCGCCGGACCGGCGGGTCACCACGACCTGCTGATGGCGAACTTCTTCGCCCAGACCCAGGCGCTGGCCTTCGGCAAGACCCCGGAGGAGGTGCGTGCGGAGGGCGTGCCCGAGGAACTGGTGGCGCACAAGACGTTCCGCGGCAACCACCCGACCACGACGATCCTCGCCGGCAGGCTGACGCCCTCCGTCCTCGGCCAGCTCGTCGCACTCTACGAGCACAAGGTGTTCGTCCAGGGCGCCGTCTGGAACATCGACTCCTTCGACCAGTGGGGCGTCGAGCTCGGCAAGGTCCTGGCCAAGCGCCTGGAGCCGGTGCTCACCGAGGGCCGCGGGGGCGAGGACCTCGACAGCTCCACCGCCGCGCTGGTGTCCACGTACCGCACTCTGCGCGGCCGGAGCCCGCTGGGCGGCGGGGCGTAG
- a CDS encoding IS110 family transposase, whose protein sequence is MFIGWDWATETHDVTVMDDAGKRIDRWELAHTEEGFTKTLARLRKHGAPADLPVAIETTRGLAVDRLLAAGHPIVPVHPNAFHAMRARWGASKAKTDAGDSMKLADYLRTDGHMLPRLEPTEQATLDLQALTRQRADHIEAKVAAVNQLAALLDEHRPGGKAVFYELDSDIAMAFLERYPTPASAARLTAGRLEAWCKRHGYSGKKPGSVLIERLRLAPKAASRLSEQVAGQLVRVQVQLVQGIRATIRVLDKSIAEAAATHPYAPLFATMPRIGKVSLGQIIGEIGPILERAQTCEQLVAEAGVVPVTRASGKARTVSFRFATNRRARLALTTFADNSRHGSDWAAKIYNDARARKKRHPHAIRILARAWLRVMWACWRDGTCYDPVIHQSNSKINTTAETRMAA, encoded by the coding sequence GTGTTCATCGGGTGGGACTGGGCGACCGAGACCCATGACGTGACCGTCATGGACGACGCCGGAAAACGCATCGACCGGTGGGAACTCGCCCACACCGAGGAGGGGTTCACCAAGACTCTGGCGAGGCTGCGCAAACACGGTGCTCCGGCAGACCTGCCCGTAGCGATCGAGACCACCCGCGGCCTGGCCGTCGACCGCCTCCTTGCCGCCGGACACCCCATCGTGCCGGTGCACCCCAACGCCTTCCACGCCATGCGGGCACGCTGGGGCGCCTCCAAGGCCAAGACCGACGCCGGCGACAGCATGAAACTCGCCGACTACCTGCGCACCGACGGGCACATGCTGCCCAGACTGGAACCCACCGAGCAGGCCACCCTCGACCTCCAGGCCCTCACCCGGCAGCGTGCCGACCACATCGAGGCCAAGGTCGCCGCCGTCAACCAGCTCGCCGCCCTGCTGGACGAGCACCGGCCCGGGGGCAAGGCCGTCTTCTACGAACTCGACAGCGACATCGCCATGGCCTTCCTGGAGCGCTACCCCACCCCGGCCTCCGCCGCCAGGCTCACCGCCGGACGCCTCGAAGCCTGGTGCAAGCGCCACGGATACTCCGGGAAGAAGCCCGGCAGCGTCCTGATCGAACGCCTGCGCTTGGCCCCGAAGGCCGCCTCCCGCCTCAGCGAACAGGTCGCCGGACAGCTCGTCCGAGTCCAGGTGCAGCTGGTGCAGGGCATACGCGCGACGATCCGTGTCTTGGACAAGTCCATCGCCGAAGCAGCCGCAACCCATCCCTACGCACCGCTTTTCGCCACCATGCCGCGCATCGGCAAGGTCAGCCTCGGGCAGATCATCGGCGAGATCGGCCCGATCCTGGAACGCGCCCAGACCTGCGAACAACTCGTCGCCGAAGCTGGCGTCGTCCCGGTCACCCGGGCCTCGGGCAAGGCCCGCACGGTCTCCTTCCGCTTCGCGACCAACCGAAGAGCTCGACTCGCGCTGACGACCTTCGCCGACAACAGCCGCCACGGCAGCGACTGGGCCGCCAAGATCTACAACGACGCCAGGGCGCGCAAGAAGCGACACCCCCACGCGATCCGCATCCTGGCCCGAGCATGGCTCCGCGTGATGTGGGCCTGCTGGCGCGACGGCACCTGCTATGACCCCGTGATCCACCAATCCAACAGCAAGATCAACACGACCGCGGAGACGCGGATGGCGGCATAG
- the opcA gene encoding glucose-6-phosphate dehydrogenase assembly protein OpcA → MKIDLTDTTSGKINKALVQGRRAIGTPAVGMVLTLVIVTDEENAYDALKAANEAAREHPSRKLVVIKRVSRSPRDRAKARLDAEVRVGADAGTGETVVLRLYGEVADHAQSVVLPLLLPDAPVVVWWPVNAPVDPASDPLGALAQRRVTDTYACEQPIAELTARADAYTPGDTDLSWTRITPWRSMLAAALDQVDWRITGAEVEGEEFNPSCELLGMWLGDRLDVPVTRTVSGGPGLTAVRLLTDSGTIVLDRADGSLATLSIEGQPDRAVALKRRDTAELMAEELRRLDPDDIYAATLRFGVDRLDQEGAPAGGGSAARKAPAKRPDPTAETSGERSGDRTPAKAQARKAASK, encoded by the coding sequence ATGAAGATCGACCTTACGGACACCACCTCCGGCAAGATCAACAAGGCGCTGGTACAGGGCCGGCGGGCGATCGGCACCCCGGCCGTGGGCATGGTCCTCACCCTCGTCATCGTCACCGACGAGGAGAACGCCTACGACGCGCTGAAGGCGGCCAACGAGGCCGCCCGCGAACACCCCTCGCGCAAGCTCGTCGTCATCAAGCGCGTCTCCCGCTCGCCGCGCGACCGGGCCAAGGCGCGGCTGGACGCCGAGGTCCGGGTCGGTGCGGACGCCGGCACCGGCGAGACGGTGGTCCTGCGGCTGTACGGCGAGGTCGCCGACCACGCCCAGTCCGTGGTGCTGCCGCTGCTCCTGCCGGACGCGCCGGTCGTGGTGTGGTGGCCGGTGAACGCGCCGGTCGATCCGGCGTCCGACCCGCTGGGCGCACTGGCCCAGCGCCGGGTCACCGACACCTACGCCTGCGAGCAGCCCATCGCCGAGCTGACCGCCCGCGCCGACGCCTACACCCCGGGCGACACGGATCTGTCCTGGACCCGCATCACGCCGTGGCGCTCGATGCTCGCGGCCGCGCTGGACCAGGTCGACTGGCGGATCACCGGGGCCGAGGTCGAGGGCGAGGAGTTCAACCCGAGCTGCGAACTGCTCGGGATGTGGCTCGGCGACCGGCTGGACGTACCGGTGACGCGCACGGTCTCCGGCGGTCCCGGCCTCACCGCCGTGCGGCTGCTCACGGACAGCGGCACCATCGTGCTGGACCGCGCGGACGGCTCCCTGGCGACGCTGTCCATCGAGGGCCAGCCGGACCGTGCGGTGGCGCTGAAGCGACGTGACACCGCCGAGCTGATGGCCGAGGAGCTGCGGCGGCTGGACCCGGACGACATCTACGCCGCGACGCTGCGGTTCGGGGTGGACCGGCTCGACCAGGAGGGCGCACCGGCCGGCGGCGGCTCCGCAGCGAGGAAGGCCCCGGCGAAGCGCCCGGACCCGACGGCGGAGACGTCCGGGGAGAGGAGCGGGGACAGGACTCCCGCGAAGGCCCAGGCGAGGAAGGCGGCGTCCAAGTGA
- the gap gene encoding type I glyceraldehyde-3-phosphate dehydrogenase has product MTIRVGINGFGRIGRNYFRALLEQGADIEIVAVNDLGDTATTAHLLKYDTILGRLKAEVSHTADTITVDGHTIKVLSERNPADIPWGEFGVDIVIESTGIFTKKADAEKHIAGGAKKVLISAPATDEDITIVMGVNQDKYDPAQHNVISNASCTTNCVAPMAKVLDENFGIVKGMMTTVHAYTNDQRILDFPHKDLRRARAAAENIIPTSTGAAKATALVLPQLKGKLDGIAMRVPVPTGSVTDLVLELDREVTRDEINSAFQKASEGQLKGVLEYTEDPIVSSDIVNWPASCTFDSKLTMVQGKQVKVVGWYDNEWGYSNRLVDLTVFVGNQL; this is encoded by the coding sequence GTGACGATCCGCGTAGGCATCAACGGCTTTGGCCGCATCGGTCGTAATTACTTCCGCGCGCTGCTGGAGCAGGGTGCAGACATCGAGATCGTGGCTGTCAACGACCTGGGTGACACCGCGACCACCGCTCACCTGCTGAAGTACGACACCATCCTCGGCCGTCTGAAGGCCGAGGTCAGCCACACCGCAGACACCATCACCGTCGACGGGCACACCATCAAGGTGCTCTCCGAGCGCAACCCGGCCGACATCCCCTGGGGCGAGTTCGGCGTCGACATCGTCATCGAGTCCACCGGTATCTTCACGAAGAAGGCGGACGCCGAGAAGCACATCGCCGGCGGCGCCAAGAAGGTCCTCATCTCGGCTCCGGCCACCGACGAGGACATCACCATCGTGATGGGCGTGAACCAGGACAAGTACGACCCCGCGCAGCACAACGTCATCTCCAACGCCTCGTGCACCACCAACTGCGTGGCCCCGATGGCCAAGGTCCTCGACGAGAACTTCGGCATCGTCAAGGGCATGATGACGACGGTCCACGCGTACACCAACGACCAGCGCATCCTCGACTTCCCGCACAAGGACCTGCGCCGCGCCCGCGCCGCCGCGGAGAACATCATCCCGACCTCGACGGGTGCCGCGAAGGCCACCGCCCTGGTCCTCCCGCAGCTCAAGGGCAAGCTGGACGGCATCGCCATGCGCGTCCCGGTCCCCACCGGCTCCGTCACCGACCTCGTCCTGGAGCTGGACCGCGAGGTCACCAGGGACGAGATCAACTCCGCCTTCCAGAAGGCCTCCGAGGGCCAGCTGAAGGGCGTCCTGGAGTACACCGAGGACCCGATCGTCTCCTCGGACATCGTGAACTGGCCGGCCTCCTGCACCTTCGACTCGAAGCTGACCATGGTCCAGGGCAAGCAGGTCAAGGTCGTCGGCTGGTACGACAACGAGTGGGGCTACTCCAACCGCCTCGTCGACCTCACGGTCTTCGTCGGCAACCAGCTCTGA
- a CDS encoding PH domain-containing protein has protein sequence MTGEGTVRLRPPSNTLNERAVGWWRARCLLTAAVPVAVLAALGAFTVPARTWLWFAAGALAVLGLAGTAFFPSWWYRVHRWEVTEEAVYVRTGALWQEWRIAPMSRIQTVDTVRGPLEQLFRLATVTVTTASAKGALRIEGLDHEVAARLAERLTRITQATPGDAT, from the coding sequence ATGACGGGGGAGGGGACCGTGCGGCTGAGGCCGCCGAGCAACACGCTGAACGAACGGGCCGTCGGGTGGTGGCGGGCGCGGTGCCTGCTGACGGCGGCCGTGCCGGTGGCGGTGCTCGCCGCACTCGGCGCGTTCACCGTGCCCGCCAGGACCTGGCTGTGGTTCGCTGCCGGGGCACTGGCGGTCCTCGGCCTGGCCGGCACGGCCTTCTTCCCCTCCTGGTGGTACCGGGTCCACCGCTGGGAGGTCACGGAGGAGGCCGTGTACGTCCGCACGGGCGCCCTCTGGCAGGAGTGGCGGATCGCCCCGATGTCCCGGATCCAGACCGTCGACACCGTACGCGGTCCGCTGGAGCAACTCTTCCGGCTGGCCACGGTCACCGTCACCACCGCCTCCGCCAAGGGAGCGCTCAGGATCGAGGGCCTGGACCACGAGGTCGCGGCCCGACTGGCCGAGCGGCTGACGCGGATCACCCAGGCCACTCCCGGCGACGCCACATGA
- a CDS encoding PH domain-containing protein, translated as MSASGGPDQGWRRLDPRTVLATAAVTAGVAGGAGLPVVLGLAGNMPWWQALGWVLAGALVVIAAGAGADWLRWRRTRYRIGPERAELHTGLLLVKRRSLARERIRTVDLTAHPLLRILGLVKVRIGTGEHTGGGESTLELDPVTRAEGERLRRELLVRRAAGVTEAERDGTLAALDPRWIRYAPVSFVAPLLGGAAVGAVMQVSQWFGVQTQVIDWVGERFRDTPLLWTVVVLAVLAVVAGVVGALGLWVEMWFGYRLERERGGTLRVRRGLFTSRSLSIEERRLRGVERVEPLGVRLFGAARVDAVATGLVEDDEDGQADHRTLLPPAPGPVADDVAALVLREPRPPTSAPLTAHPRAARSRRLRRALAAALAPVLVLVVLGLSVTDVLLYAAAASAAVSLPLAVLLALDAYRSLGHALEGDYLVARSGTVRRGTVALRRGGVIGWTLRQSWFQRRAGVLTLTATTAAGDGAYPVYDADEHEILDFAARAVPGLLEPFLERPAETRRPRGARGMSGSVAPVPVRASGTVYGPVRRERADRAVRTRAVSLRQAEAGG; from the coding sequence ATGAGCGCCTCGGGCGGGCCCGACCAGGGCTGGCGGCGGCTGGACCCGCGCACGGTGCTCGCCACGGCCGCCGTGACGGCGGGGGTGGCGGGCGGTGCCGGACTGCCCGTCGTGCTCGGTCTGGCCGGGAACATGCCGTGGTGGCAGGCGCTCGGCTGGGTGCTCGCCGGGGCCCTGGTGGTCATCGCCGCGGGCGCGGGCGCTGACTGGCTGCGCTGGAGGCGCACGCGGTACCGCATCGGCCCCGAGCGCGCCGAGCTCCACACCGGGCTGCTGCTGGTGAAGCGGCGGTCCCTGGCGCGCGAACGCATCCGCACCGTCGATCTGACGGCCCATCCGCTGCTGCGGATACTCGGCCTGGTCAAGGTGCGGATCGGCACCGGTGAGCACACCGGCGGTGGGGAGTCCACGCTGGAACTCGACCCGGTCACCAGGGCCGAGGGCGAGCGGCTGCGCCGGGAGCTGCTGGTGCGGCGGGCCGCCGGGGTGACGGAGGCCGAACGGGACGGGACACTGGCGGCCCTCGACCCCCGCTGGATCCGCTACGCGCCGGTGTCCTTCGTCGCGCCCCTGCTCGGCGGTGCCGCGGTCGGAGCGGTGATGCAGGTCAGCCAGTGGTTCGGGGTGCAGACCCAGGTGATCGACTGGGTCGGCGAGCGGTTCCGGGACACGCCGCTGCTCTGGACGGTCGTGGTACTGGCCGTACTGGCAGTGGTCGCCGGGGTCGTCGGAGCGCTCGGCCTCTGGGTGGAGATGTGGTTCGGCTACCGGCTGGAACGCGAACGGGGCGGCACGCTGCGGGTCCGCCGGGGGCTGTTCACCTCCCGTTCCCTCTCGATCGAGGAGCGACGGCTGCGCGGAGTCGAACGCGTCGAACCCCTCGGCGTGCGACTGTTCGGGGCAGCGCGGGTGGACGCCGTGGCGACCGGCCTGGTCGAGGACGACGAGGACGGGCAAGCCGACCACAGGACGCTGCTGCCGCCCGCGCCGGGGCCCGTGGCCGACGACGTCGCCGCCCTGGTGCTGCGGGAGCCCCGCCCGCCCACGAGCGCCCCGCTCACCGCGCATCCGCGTGCGGCGCGTTCCCGCAGACTGCGCCGGGCCCTCGCGGCGGCCCTCGCGCCGGTCCTGGTCCTCGTCGTCCTGGGCCTGTCGGTGACGGACGTCCTGCTGTACGCAGCCGCGGCGAGCGCGGCGGTGTCCCTGCCGCTCGCGGTGCTGCTGGCCCTGGACGCGTACCGGAGCCTGGGCCACGCACTCGAAGGCGACTATCTGGTCGCCCGCTCGGGGACCGTCCGGCGGGGCACGGTGGCGCTGCGGCGGGGCGGCGTCATCGGCTGGACGCTGAGGCAGTCGTGGTTCCAGCGGCGTGCCGGGGTGCTGACCCTGACCGCCACCACGGCGGCGGGCGACGGTGCCTACCCGGTGTACGACGCCGACGAGCACGAGATCCTGGACTTCGCGGCCCGGGCGGTTCCGGGGCTGCTGGAGCCCTTCCTCGAACGGCCTGCCGAAACCCGGAGGCCCCGGGGCGCACGGGGCATGAGCGGGTCCGTCGCGCCTGTGCCGGTCCGCGCCTCCGGAACGGTGTACGGCCCGGTCCGCCGGGAAAGGGCGGACCGGGCCGTACGCACCCGGGCGGTGAGCCTCCGTCAGGCGGAGGCGGGCGGATAG
- a CDS encoding RNA polymerase-binding protein RbpA → MASGNAIRGSRVGAGPMGEAERGESAPRLRISFWCSNGHETQPSFASDAQVPDSWDCPRCGFPAGQDRDNPPDPPRTEPYKTHLAYVRERRSDADGEAILAEALAKLRGEI, encoded by the coding sequence GTGGCAAGTGGCAACGCGATCCGGGGAAGCCGGGTCGGGGCGGGGCCGATGGGGGAGGCGGAGCGGGGCGAGTCCGCACCGCGTCTCCGCATCTCCTTCTGGTGCTCGAACGGGCACGAGACGCAGCCGAGCTTCGCCAGCGACGCACAGGTTCCGGACAGCTGGGACTGCCCGCGCTGCGGGTTCCCGGCCGGCCAGGACCGGGACAACCCACCGGACCCGCCGCGTACCGAGCCGTACAAGACGCATCTGGCGTATGTGCGCGAGCGGCGCAGCGACGCGGACGGTGAGGCGATCCTCGCCGAGGCGCTCGCCAAGCTCCGAGGTGAGATCTGA
- a CDS encoding phosphoglycerate kinase — protein sequence MKTIDELLAEGVSGKRVFVRADLNVPLDGTTITDDGRIRAVLPTVKALAGAGARVVVASHLGRPKGAPDPAFSLAPAAARLGELLGAEVAFATDTVGESARATVAGLGDGGVAVLENLRFNPGETSKDDAERGAFADELASLADVYVGDGFGAVHRGHASVYDLPARLPHAAGYLIAAEVSVLKKLTEDVKRPYVVVLGGAKVSDKLAVIDSLLAKADRLLIGGGMAYTFLKAQGHEVGVSLLQEDQVPVVKEYMERAERNGVELVLPVDVLASTEFPDLKTKAPAEYIAVDADRIPADKEGLDIGPKTRELYASKIADAATVFWNGPLGVFEHPDYAGGTRAIAQALVDGKAFTVVGGGDSAAAVRTLGFDENAFGHISTGGGASLEYLEGKTLPGLAALED from the coding sequence ATGAAGACGATCGACGAACTCCTCGCCGAAGGCGTCTCCGGCAAGCGGGTCTTCGTCCGCGCCGACCTGAACGTGCCCCTCGACGGCACCACGATCACCGACGACGGCCGTATCCGTGCCGTGCTGCCGACCGTGAAGGCCCTGGCCGGCGCGGGCGCCCGGGTCGTCGTCGCCTCGCACCTCGGCCGTCCGAAGGGTGCCCCGGACCCGGCCTTCTCGCTCGCCCCGGCCGCCGCGCGGCTCGGTGAACTGCTCGGCGCCGAGGTGGCGTTCGCCACCGACACGGTCGGCGAGTCCGCCCGTGCGACCGTGGCCGGTCTCGGCGACGGCGGCGTCGCCGTCCTGGAGAACCTGCGCTTCAACCCCGGGGAGACGTCCAAGGACGACGCCGAGCGCGGCGCCTTCGCCGACGAGCTCGCCTCCCTCGCCGACGTCTACGTCGGCGACGGCTTCGGCGCCGTTCACCGGGGGCACGCCTCGGTGTACGACCTCCCGGCCCGGCTGCCGCACGCGGCCGGGTACCTCATCGCCGCCGAGGTCTCGGTGCTGAAGAAGCTCACCGAGGACGTCAAGCGGCCGTACGTGGTCGTCCTCGGCGGCGCCAAGGTCTCCGACAAGCTCGCCGTGATCGACTCGCTGCTGGCCAAGGCCGACCGCCTGCTGATCGGCGGCGGCATGGCCTACACCTTCCTCAAGGCGCAGGGCCACGAGGTCGGCGTCTCCCTCCTCCAGGAGGACCAGGTCCCGGTGGTGAAGGAGTACATGGAGCGTGCCGAGAGGAACGGCGTGGAGCTGGTGCTGCCGGTCGACGTCCTCGCCTCCACCGAGTTCCCCGACCTCAAGACCAAGGCGCCCGCCGAGTACATCGCGGTGGACGCCGACCGGATCCCCGCCGACAAGGAGGGGCTGGACATCGGCCCGAAGACGCGCGAGCTGTACGCGTCCAAGATCGCCGACGCCGCCACGGTGTTCTGGAACGGCCCGCTGGGCGTCTTCGAGCACCCGGACTACGCCGGCGGCACCCGTGCCATCGCCCAGGCGCTCGTGGACGGCAAGGCGTTCACCGTCGTCGGCGGTGGCGACTCGGCCGCCGCGGTCCGCACGCTGGGCTTCGACGAAAACGCATTCGGCCACATCTCGACCGGTGGCGGCGCGAGCCTCGAGTACCTCGAGGGCAAGACGCTTCCCGGACTCGCCGCACTGGAGGACTGA